In Aeromicrobium wangtongii, the DNA window TCTGCTCGGGCACGGCCAGTCCGACAAGCCCAATGCCGACTACTCCCTCGGGGGCTACGCCAACGGGATGCGCGATCTGCTCACCGTCCTGGGCATCGACAAGGTGACGGTCATCGGGCACAGCTTCGGCGGGGGAGTGGCGATGCAGTTCGCCTACCAGTTCCCCGACCGGACCGAACGCGTCGTGCTGGTGTCCACCGGCGGGCTGGGCAAGGAGGTCACCCCGCTGATCCGCCTGATGACGGTCCCCGGCAGTGGCATGGCGATCGCGGTGGCCACGATGCGTCCGTGGCGGCCGCTGGTCCGCGGCGCCCTGGCATCGCTGTCCCGGTTGCCCATCTCGGCGACCCGCGATCTCGGCGAGGTGGCCCGGATCTACGAGTCGCTGGCCGATCCCGCGCTGCGAACTGCCGTCCAACGGGTCACGAGCCACGTCGTGGACTGGCGTGGCCAGTTCGTCACGATGACCGATCGCAGCTATCTGGCCCGGCTCATGCCCGTCATGGTCATCTGGGGGCGGGAGGACATGGTCATCCCCGTGTCACACGCCGAGTCCGCGCCGAGCCCGGTCTCCGACGTCCACGTGCTGGAGGACAGCGGGCACTTCCCGCACCGCGACCACCCGGAGCAGTTCGCGCGGCTGGTCCAGCAGTTCATCGAGGCCAACGCCCCGGCGCACTACCACCGCGGGCGATGGCGAGCGCTGCTCAAGCGAGGCGACCAGCACGAGCTGGAGAGCGTCGAGCAGCCGGCGGCGCCGCGCCCCGCGATCGTCTGAGTCAGGGGGCCGGGGAGACCGAGGGCTCGGGAGTCGCAGGGCGCGAGCCGACGGGCTCCGCGGGGTCCGGGGCGCCGGCCTGTTCGGCGGCCAGTCGTTTGCGCTTCTGCCGCTTGGTGTTGCCGGTGACGAGTGCGCCGACCCACACCGCGACAGCGCCGATCACCAGTCCGCCGATGTCGTCGGCGATGTAGTGCCAGCCGAGGTACAGGGTGGCCAGCATCGTGAAGCCGAGGTAGACCCACGCGGTGTAGCGCAGGACGCGGGCCAGGCGCGCGTAGTGCAGGAACAGGGCCAGGGTGAAGACCACCGAGACGTGCAGGGACGCGAAGCCGGCGATGCCGAAGATCTTGTCGCCCTGCGGGTCCTCCTTGAAGCCGAACGCTCCGCGCAGCAATGACATCTGCAGCTGGGTGGCACCGTTCTCGGGCAGGTCGGCGAAGCGTTGTGGCTCGTAGAACGCCGGGCCGAGCGACGGCAGCGAGTAGTAGCTGATGGTGCCGAGCACCCAGTTGAGGCTGACGGCGGTCGCGTACCAGGCGCCGACGGTGAAGTCGCGGTGCAGGACCAGGACCGCGGCCACCGTGATGGGCACGACCGGCAGGTAGAGCACGTACAGGACGGCCAGCACCTGCGCGGCGACCGTGGTGCCGAGCGCCGAGTGCAGCACCTCGGCCGGGTTGTTGCCGAAGAACAGGAAGTGGTCGAGCTCCAGCAGTGCTCGGTCGTGGATCGTGTCGCCACCCAGCAGCGGCAGATAGCTCTTGAGGTTTCGGTAGCTGACGTAGCAGATGTAGAACGACACCATGCCGGTCGCGGCGTAGGCGACGCGTCGCAGGTTCCACTCGTCGCGGACGATCGTGCGCATGCCGGGCAGCATCCGTCGGAAGCCATAGCGGTGGATGGCCTGCGGGGCGAGGCCGGCGGCGAACAGCAGGAGGCCCAGCAGCGGCAGGCGGATGTACGCCGGCCCCAAGAACCCCTCGGGGTCCTTGAGGCCGACGCCCAGATCCTGCGAGTAGTAGATCGCGGTCGCGCCCACGGCCAGCGAGAGGCAGAACGCAAATGCATACGGCCATCGGAGGAACGCGCGCGACCATCGGAGCATGGTGGTCATCTTAAAGGGCGCCCCAACCACGCTGCCATGCAGTGCCGGTCAGGCGTCGCCCCCCACCTGCTCCACTCCCGCGACCGCGGTCGGGTCGTCGATGCGGAAGCGGGTGAACGCCTCGTGGGCCGTCTCGGCGGCCACCGAACCGGCCTGGGCCAGCGTCTGCAGCACGGACACCACGATCGACT includes these proteins:
- a CDS encoding phosphatase PAP2 family protein, whose protein sequence is MLRWSRAFLRWPYAFAFCLSLAVGATAIYYSQDLGVGLKDPEGFLGPAYIRLPLLGLLLFAAGLAPQAIHRYGFRRMLPGMRTIVRDEWNLRRVAYAATGMVSFYICYVSYRNLKSYLPLLGGDTIHDRALLELDHFLFFGNNPAEVLHSALGTTVAAQVLAVLYVLYLPVVPITVAAVLVLHRDFTVGAWYATAVSLNWVLGTISYYSLPSLGPAFYEPQRFADLPENGATQLQMSLLRGAFGFKEDPQGDKIFGIAGFASLHVSVVFTLALFLHYARLARVLRYTAWVYLGFTMLATLYLGWHYIADDIGGLVIGAVAVWVGALVTGNTKRQKRKRLAAEQAGAPDPAEPVGSRPATPEPSVSPAP
- a CDS encoding alpha/beta fold hydrolase, coding for MESIEDVQYVVVHGHRRAYRIAGSGPALLLLHGLACDSSTWVDVMPALAEHHTVIAPDLLGHGQSDKPNADYSLGGYANGMRDLLTVLGIDKVTVIGHSFGGGVAMQFAYQFPDRTERVVLVSTGGLGKEVTPLIRLMTVPGSGMAIAVATMRPWRPLVRGALASLSRLPISATRDLGEVARIYESLADPALRTAVQRVTSHVVDWRGQFVTMTDRSYLARLMPVMVIWGREDMVIPVSHAESAPSPVSDVHVLEDSGHFPHRDHPEQFARLVQQFIEANAPAHYHRGRWRALLKRGDQHELESVEQPAAPRPAIV